Within the Streptomyces sp. NBC_00554 genome, the region AGATGGTGACCCACCACGCGCGCCTCGGTCGCCGTACGCGCGGCCTGCTTGCGGGACTCCCATTCGGCGTCGGGCACTTCGGGCTGGTTCTCCCGCATCCGGCGTTTGACGTCTGCCCAGTTGCTGTACTGGCTCATCGGGTCTTCCCGTCCTCTCCCGCCTCGTCCGCGGCGGCCAAGTACTCGTCGTAGCGGGCCTCGGCAAGGGGGACCGACTCGCGATACCAGTCCCTCCAGCGGCCGGACTTGTCTCCGGCCACCAGCAGAATCGCTTCCCGCTTGGGGTCGAAGACGAACAGAATCCGGACCTCGGTGCTCCCCGAGCTGCCTGGTCGCAGCTCTTTGAGGTTGTGGGTACGGCAGCCGGTGAGCCGGTCGACGAGCGGGCGCCCCAGCGCTGGGCCGCACGCCCCGCCAACCCGTCGTTACTTGACCGTCCGCAAGCCCAGCGGTCCCGCGATCTCCTCCGCCATGACCTTGCCCGCTTCCTCTGCGAGGGCTTCCTCGCCGAGGTCCTGGTCGGTGTCCAGGCCGTCGAGTTCCTCGAGGGGCTGGTTGAGGCGGACGTGGGCTACCACGGACTGGAGGGCGCGGAGGGTTGCGGAGGCGGTGGAGCCCCAGTTGGAGAAGTAGGAGAACTGCCACCACCAGAGGGCTTCGGTGGTGCGGCCGGCGCGGTAGTGGGCCATGCCGTGGCGGAGGTCGGCGATGACGTCGGCGAGGTCGTCGGAGATGCGGGCCGGGACCGGGGCCTTGCGCGGCTCGTAGGGGTCGAAGACCTCGGAGTAGACGTCGATCGGCTCCAGCATCACCGCGAGGCGCTCGCGGATGTCGTCCACGTCGGGCTCCGGGCCCAGGTCGGGCTCGTAGCGCTCGTCGGGGAGGATGTCCTCGTGCGCGCCGAGGCGGCCGCCGGCCAGCAGGAGCTGGGAGACCTCCAGGAGGAGGAAGGGGACCGCCGAGTCCGGCTCGTCGCCCTTCGCCACCTCGGAGACGGCGACCAGGAAGCTCTCGACCTGGTCCGCGATCTGGACCACGAAGTCGTCCGGGTCCTGGCTGGTCGCGTGAAGCGTGGCGTCAGACATCTAGGAGTCGTCTCCCCTCGAAGGCGCGGCCGAGCGTGACCTCGTCCGCGTATTCCAGGTCGCCGCCCACCGGGAGGCCGCTGGCCAGGCGGGTGACCTTGAGGCCCATGGGCTTGATCATGCGGGCGAGGTACGTGGCCGTGGCCTCGCCCTCCAGGTTCGGGTCCGTGGCGAGGATCAGTTCCGTGACCACACCGTCGGCGAGACGGGCCAGGAGCTCTCTTATGCGCAGGTCGTCCGGGCCGACGCCCTCGATCGGGCTGATCGCGCCGCCCAGGACGTGGTACTTGCCCCGGAACTCGCGGGTGCGCTCGACCGCCACGACGTCCTTCGACTCCTCGACCACGCAGATCACCGAGAGGTCGCGGCGCGGGTCGCGGCAGATGTTGCAGAGCTCTTCCTGCGCGACGTTCCCGCAGGTCGCGCAGAAGCGGACCTTCGCCTTGGCCTCCATCAGGCACTGCGCGAGACGGCGGACGTCCGTCGGCTCGGCCTGGAGGATGTGGAAGGCGATCCGCTGCGCGCTCTTGGGACCGACGCCGGGCAACCGCCCCAACTCGTCGATGAGGTCCTGGACCACGCCTTCGTACAACGGATTGCCTTTCCTGGGTCCTCACGTGCGTGCTTGCTTCGGCGGTACGTACGTACCGTAGTTGGCCGTTGCCCCTCTTAGAAAGACAGGCCGTGTCTCAGAACGGCACGCCCGTGTCTCAGAACGGCAGGCCGGGGATACCGCTGCCGCCGCCGAGACCCTGGGCGAGCGGGCCGAGCTTCTGCTGCTGGAGCGCCTGGGCGTTCTCGTTCGCCGCCTGGACCGCCGCGACGACCAGGTCGGCGAGGGTCTCGGTGTCCTCCGGGTCCACCGCCTTCGGGTCGATGACCAGGGCACGCAGCTCACCCGAGCCCGTCACCGTCGCCTTCACCAGGCCGCCGCCCGCCTGGCCTTCGACCTCGGTGCGCGCGAGTTCCTCCTGCGCGTTCGCGAGGTCCTGCTGCATCTTCTGGGCCTGCTGGAGCAGCTGCTGCATGTTGGGCTGGCCACCACCGGGAATCACGATCAGCTCCTGGTTTCGTACGGCTGTGAGTACCGCCGTGAGTGCGGTTGTCGGTACCGCTTCGAGTACGGCTGCGAGTGCGGGATTTTCCCTCTCGGCACGAGCCTACGTGGTCGGCCGGGCCATCGCTCAAGCACTCTTTCGAGTGAGGCGGTCCGGAAGCCTATACCTGATCAAGCCCCACTTCCGGGCGTAAAAGCGATGAAACCCGGGCCATCGCCACCCATTGGGCGGTAGGAAGGGCGTGACGCTGCTGCATCATGCGTCACGTGACGTCACGCAACGTCATCACCGTCGTCAGTAGGGAGTGCCGGGTGAGCCAGCCGGAGATGCAGCCCGAGGGGCCGCCCCAGGACGGGCGGGGCGGGCCGGGCGGGCGCGACGACGGCGCCGCGGGGACCCGGCCGGGCGACCTGACCGGGCGGCCGTTTCCGCTCGGGGACTGGGGGGAGCCCGCGGAGCGGCTCGACGAGCTGTACCGGTGGGTGGAGTGCGGGGCGCTCGACACGGCTTCCTGGTATCTCGCGGACCGGGTACGGAAGCGGTGGGCGGCGCGGGTGCTGCGGGGCGGGGCGGCGGCGGGGGCTGTCGCCGGGGCCGCGCTTCCTCTCCTCGACCTCACGGGTGTGGTCGGCGGGGTTGCCCCCTGGGGGTATCTGGCGCTGCTGCTCGGGGGTGCGTGCGTCGCCTGTGACCGGTTCTTCGGGGTTACGTCCGGGTGGATAAGGGACGTGGCCACGGCTCAGGCGGTGCAGCGGCGGCTTCAGGTACTTCAGTTCGACTGGGCGTCCGAGAGTGTGCGGGAGGTTCTGGGGCCTACGGAGGGGACGGCCAGTGAGGCCGCCGAGCGGTGTCTTGGGGTGTTGCGGCGGTTCTCTGATGACGTGACTGAGCTGGTGCGGGCGGAGACGGCGGACTGGATGGTGGAGTTCCGGACGGGGTCCGCGCCTATGGGGATCCAGTCGTCGGTGGGGTCGCCTCGGGGTGAGGGGGTGCCGCCGGGGCGGGTGCCTTTGCCGCCGGGGACTCGGCCGAACATGCCTCGGCAGCGGCCGCCGGAGCCTCGGTAGGCCCCGGGGGTGGGCTGGGGTGGAGTTTTTCGCCCCCTCCGCCCCTACCCGTCCCTTGTTCCTGGGGGCTCCGCCCCCAGACCCCCGGTCGCCCGAAGGGCTCGTCCTCAAACGCCGGACGGGCTGAAAGATCTTCCCCGGCCGGGGCTGAAAATCCTCCTCACGCCCCCGGCGCCGGGAACGCCACCGGGCTCCGCTCCCCCGCCCGGTTCACCGCCCGTACGCCGAAGAACACGTTGTCCTTGGAGATGTCGACCTCGTAGGTCGTCACGTCGCCCGCGGGGAGGACGTGGGTCCACTCGGGGGCCGTTGTCTCGCGCCAGACCACTTCGTAGCCGGCTAGGTCCGGTTCGGTGCCGCGGGTCCAGGTCAGTTGGGTGGAATTGGTCAGGGTGGACGTGATGATCTTGGTGTCGCGTGGGGTGCCGGGGGCCTGGGCCAGGGTCCACAGGGCTGCCGCGTTGACCTTCGCGACCCGGGCGACGAAGGCGAAGTCGCAGAACTCCGGCAGGTCTCCGTACTGCTTGCCGGTGTCGTCGACGCGTACGTCCTGGTGCTGGTGGGCGTAGTCCTCCGCCGGTTCCGTGAACCGGGCTGCCGGGTAGCCGCGTTCGAGGAAGGGGATCTGGTCGCCACCCCGGAGGTAGCGGTCCCGGCGGTACACCATCCGTACGTGCATGCCCGTCGCCGCGTTGTCCGCCGTGTCGCGGACGAAGCGGGCCAGCTGGCGGGTCGGGGAGTCGTTCTCGCCGCCCACCGAGCGGCGGGTGGCTGCCTGCGCCGGGGTCTCGGACGTCGGCACGCCCTCCGCGAAGAGGCGGATCGTGTACGGGTCCTCCACACCGTCGTCGGCCGTCGGACTGCCCACGATGTCGTTGGTGAACATGCCCTGCACATCCGCCCCGGCCACCTTGAACTGCTGTGCCATGTAGGCCGATCCGTACAGGCCCTGCTCCTCACCCGCGACCGCCGCGAAGACGATCGTGGCGGCGGGGCGGCGCCGGGCCATCACCCGGGCCAGTTCGAGGGCCACCGCCACGCCGGACGCGTCGTCGTCCGCGCCCGGGGCGTCGGACACGGCGTCCATCACGTCGGTCACCCGCGAGTCGTAGTGGCCCGACACCACGTAGACCCGCTCCGGGGTCACCGATCCGCGCAGGGTCGCCACGACGTTGGTGATGCGCGTCGCGGTCGGGATGCGGCTCGCCGGCTCCTGGATGTACGACTGTGCCTCGACCGTCATACGGCCGCCCGACTCGGCGGCGTACGAACGGAGTTCGGCGAGCAGCCAGTCGCGGGCCGCGCCGATGCCACGCGCCGGGTCGTCCTGCACGGAGAGCGTGTGGCGGGTCCCGAAGGAGACCAGTTTGCGGACGGTCGCCTCGATGCGGTCGGGGTCGATCTCCTTGAGGAGGGCGCGGAGTTCGCGGCTGGGGGGCTGCGCGGTCGCGGGCGGGCGGGAGCCGGATCCGGAGGAAGCCGCCTGCGCCGGAGGCGCCGTCACTCCCAGCGCCACCGCACTCGCCGCCGTCGCGGTCAGGACCGATCTCCTGCTGTGGCGCATGTGTCCTCCTGAGACAGCCGAGGCGAACCGATGGACCCCTGCAATGGTTGTGTACGCGACAACCCTCGGGCAAGGGGGCGTCGAGGGCGCCCTGAGCGAACCCGGGATCAGCCCGCGCCGCAGATCCTCATCCCCACCGGTGTCCCGCACGGCAGATGCCCGTGCGTACGGATCACGTCCTGGCCGCCGCCCCTGATGTAGGTGAGGAAACTGGAGACGAGGGAGTCGGCGGGCGGGGCGCCGTAGGTGTAGGCGTACTCGATCTCGCGGTACGGGTAGTCGCTGGTGCCGTGTTCGAGGTCCTCGACGGAGGCTTCGTGGCCGTCGAGGCCGAGGCCGTGCAGGCCGTCGTACCCGGTGGCGTTGTTGAGTTCGCTGTAGCCGACCGCGCCGGACAGTTTGGCGACCGTGCTCAACACCTGGTCGGTGGAGTCGAGTTCGCAGCGCACGACGGGGGCGGTCGGGTCGTCCTTGTGGACGCAGTCGAGGGAGGAGTTCGCGATCTCGCCGCGGCCCAGCACGCGCCGCTGGAAGACCTGCCGGGTACCGGAGTTGGCGTCCCGGCTGACCAGCAGGACGGGCAGGTCGGGGCCGTCGAGCTCCTTCCAGTTCTTGATCTCGCCGCGGTAGAGGCGGCGTACGTCCTCGGTGGACAGGTTCGTGAGGGAGATCTTGTCGTTGACGACCAGCGTGAAGACCGAGACGGCGACCCGGTTCTCCCGCAGCTTGTCGAGTCCGTTCGACTTGGGCCCGTCGGAGAGGGCGACGACGGGCGGGGCGCCGTTCTTGGACTCGGCTCCCGCGGTGTCCAGTTCGCGCAGTCCCGCCTGGCTGCCGTGCGCGTCCACCGTGATGTCGGCGCCCTCGCAGTCGTTCTCGTACTTCTCGGCCAGCTCGCGCATCACGGGCGCGAAGGCGGTCGAGCCGGTGACGGTCAGGCTGCCGGTCTCGCAGCCGATCGGGGGCCTGGTGTCGTCGCGCAGCACGACGATCAGCGCGAGGGTCACGACGCACACGGTCAGCAAGGCGGTGATCAGCTGGGCCGCACGGCTGAACAGCGGCGGCCGGTCGTCCGGTGTCATGGCACGGTTGGGCCGGACCTCGCCGTCCCGGATCCCGCCGATGATCTGTATCGGGCACCCCACGTCGCCGCCCGACAGCAGCACGAGGAGCTTGTAGTGCTCGCCCCGGTTGAGCGGAACGCGCGGGATGCGCAGGATGCCGTCCTCGTAGCCGAGGCCCGCGGACGGCGTGAAGTTGCCCATGAGGTTGTTGGCGCCGGGCGGCTGGGTGACGGAGACGCCCCGGATGGTGCGGTCCGTGAACACCGCGGTCAGACCGTGCCGTTCACCACTCGTGTAGTCCTCGCGGGCGATGCTCTGCGATCCGTCGTTCTCCACCCGCAGCAGGACGAGCGTGGCGTTGGTCATGTCGGGCGTCTCGTCGAACAGTCCGAGCCGGACGTTCGCGATCCCCGAACGCACGTCGTCGCCTATCGGGTTGTCCATCTGCACCCGGTAGCCGATGCGTTTGCGACGCGGCACCCGGCGCTCGTACCAGACCATCACGGCGGCGGCGACGATACCGATCAGAGCGGTACCGACGGCCACCACGTTCTCTGCGCTGAGCCACTCCACTTGAGCACTCCCCCGAGCCCGATGGTGCGGACACGGTACGGCGCGGAACGGGAACCTCCAGGAGACGCCAGGTGAATTTCCTGAGGTGCCGTCAGCAGCTGTTCAGGCAGATGCCCTTCGTGTAGGTCAGCCGCTCTTCGTGTACGTCAGTGACTCGCCCGACTGGGTGTTCACGCGGCGCAGGGTGCCGTCCGGGAGGAGGGTGACCTCGGAGGCGGCGCCCGGGGAGCAGGAGGAGGCCGGTTCACCGACGGTGACCTCGGAGGGGCCGATCTCCAGCGGTCCGTCCGCCGCCGGGGTCCCGGTCAGAGTGGCCTGGAAGACACAGTGGTACGTGCCGCTGCCGGCCGGGCCGTCCGCGGTGAGCGCGAGGACCGTGTCACCCACCTCGCCCTGCTGGATGACCAGTTGGCGGGTGTTGTGGCCCGTGTCGTTGTCGATGGCGGCACTCCAGACGCCGAGGTACGCCTCCGGGACCACACCGCCCTCGGGTGCCTGCGTCGTGGGCGAATCGGTCGCGGTGGGGGCGGACGGCTCGGGTGTGGTCGGGCCGGGTGTCACGGGCGCGCTGGAGGCCGAGGACGACTTCGCGTCGTCGTTCCCGTCGCTGCTGTCGCCGCTCATCAGCGCGTAGACCGAGCCGCCGGCGCCGAGCGCGACGATAAGGGCCACGCCGATGAGGGCGGCGGTGGAGCGGCTGCTTCCGCGCGGGGGTTCGGGCTGCGGGGGGTAGGGGCCGACTCCGGGGCCGTACGGGGGTGTTGGCCCGTACGGGGGTGTCGCACCGTACGGAGAGGACTGCTGGCCGTCCCAGCCGACCGGCGGCTGCGGATAGCCGTACGCGGACTGAGCAGGCTGCCCGGGAGGTTGCGGGTGCTGCTGGGGATAGCCGTACGCGGGGTGCGGGGCGGCGGGGGGCGGCGGCGTCTGGCTCGCGCCCGCGATCATCGTGGGGAGGTGGTTCACGGGAGCGGGCGGAGCGGGCTGTCCCGGTGGAGGCGGGGTGGAGCCTTCCTCGGAAGGGGCGGACGCGTGTTCCGGGGACGCCTGGGGAGGAGCGGCGGGCTCCGGCGGGGGCGCGTACGGCGGCTTGGACGGGTTCGGGGCGGAGGGCGGCTTGGAGAGGTCCGGGGCCGGAACCGGAGCCGGAGCCGGGTCCAGGGCGGCCGGGACGCGGGCCAGCCGTGTCGTCGGGGCTCCCGACCCCGACCCCGGCCCCTCGTCCGGGTTCTCCGTGTCCAGCAACTGCACGGCGTGCCGCCCGAGTTGGGCCACCAGCGCACTCGGCAGCCAGGGGTCGCGCGTCCGCCCGTCCGAGACGGTGTCCTCCGCGCCGGTCCGCTCCAGGATCTGGTCGAGGGTGAGCCGGGCGGCGGGGTCCTTGCGCAGGCAGGCGCGTACGAGGTCGGCGAGGCCCTCCGGCATCCCGTCCAGGTCGGGTTCCTCCTGCGCGATGCGGAACATCATCGCGTGCACACCGGAGTTGGCCGCGCCGAACGGAAGGGCGCCCGTGGCGGCGTACGCGAGAACCGAGCCCAGGCAGAACACGTCGCACGCGGGCGTGATGCGGTCACCGCGGACCTGCTCGGGGGCCATGAATCCGGGCGAGCCGACCAGCGCGCCGGTGCGCGTGAGGCCGCCGTCGGTCACCGTCTCCAGGGCGCGCGCGATCCCGAAGTCGATGACGCGGGGGCCGTCGATGGTGACGAGGACGTTCGAGGGCTTGAGGTCCCGGTGGATCAGCCCCGCGGCGTGGATGTCCCGCAGGGCGTAGGCGAGCCCGGCGGCGAGGATGCGCACCGACCGCTCGGGGAGTGCCCCGTGCTCGCGGCCCACGACGGCCTGCAGGCTCGGTCCCGCGACATAGCCGGTGGCCAGCCAGGGGATCTCGGCCTCGGTGTCCGCGTCGAGGACGGGCGCCGTCCAGTACCCGCCGACCCGTCGCGCGGCCAGCACCTCCTGCCGGAACCGCGCCCGGAACTCCTCCTGCTCGGCGAGCTCCTGGCGCACCAGCTTGACCGCGACCGTCCGCCCCCGGTCGGACCGGGCGAGATACACATGCCCCATCCCCCCGGCACCGAGCCGCGCCAGCAGCCGATACGCGCCGATCCGCTGCGGATCCCCCGGTCCCAGCTTCTCCATGGCTGCGCCCACCCTCCCCGTACGTGTGCAACAGCCCGAGGATAGTGCGGCCTTACGGGGAGGCGGGGCGGGGCGGTGTCTACGGTTCCGTAACAGGGTGTGCCGATTCCGTGACAC harbors:
- a CDS encoding YbaB/EbfC family nucleoid-associated protein, producing the protein MIPGGGQPNMQQLLQQAQKMQQDLANAQEELARTEVEGQAGGGLVKATVTGSGELRALVIDPKAVDPEDTETLADLVVAAVQAANENAQALQQQKLGPLAQGLGGGSGIPGLPF
- a CDS encoding M20/M25/M40 family metallo-hydrolase gives rise to the protein MRHSRRSVLTATAASAVALGVTAPPAQAASSGSGSRPPATAQPPSRELRALLKEIDPDRIEATVRKLVSFGTRHTLSVQDDPARGIGAARDWLLAELRSYAAESGGRMTVEAQSYIQEPASRIPTATRITNVVATLRGSVTPERVYVVSGHYDSRVTDVMDAVSDAPGADDDASGVAVALELARVMARRRPAATIVFAAVAGEEQGLYGSAYMAQQFKVAGADVQGMFTNDIVGSPTADDGVEDPYTIRLFAEGVPTSETPAQAATRRSVGGENDSPTRQLARFVRDTADNAATGMHVRMVYRRDRYLRGGDQIPFLERGYPAARFTEPAEDYAHQHQDVRVDDTGKQYGDLPEFCDFAFVARVAKVNAAALWTLAQAPGTPRDTKIITSTLTNSTQLTWTRGTEPDLAGYEVVWRETTAPEWTHVLPAGDVTTYEVDISKDNVFFGVRAVNRAGERSPVAFPAPGA
- a CDS encoding serine/threonine-protein kinase, whose protein sequence is MEKLGPGDPQRIGAYRLLARLGAGGMGHVYLARSDRGRTVAVKLVRQELAEQEEFRARFRQEVLAARRVGGYWTAPVLDADTEAEIPWLATGYVAGPSLQAVVGREHGALPERSVRILAAGLAYALRDIHAAGLIHRDLKPSNVLVTIDGPRVIDFGIARALETVTDGGLTRTGALVGSPGFMAPEQVRGDRITPACDVFCLGSVLAYAATGALPFGAANSGVHAMMFRIAQEEPDLDGMPEGLADLVRACLRKDPAARLTLDQILERTGAEDTVSDGRTRDPWLPSALVAQLGRHAVQLLDTENPDEGPGSGSGAPTTRLARVPAALDPAPAPVPAPDLSKPPSAPNPSKPPYAPPPEPAAPPQASPEHASAPSEEGSTPPPPGQPAPPAPVNHLPTMIAGASQTPPPPAAPHPAYGYPQQHPQPPGQPAQSAYGYPQPPVGWDGQQSSPYGATPPYGPTPPYGPGVGPYPPQPEPPRGSSRSTAALIGVALIVALGAGGSVYALMSGDSSDGNDDAKSSSASSAPVTPGPTTPEPSAPTATDSPTTQAPEGGVVPEAYLGVWSAAIDNDTGHNTRQLVIQQGEVGDTVLALTADGPAGSGTYHCVFQATLTGTPAADGPLEIGPSEVTVGEPASSCSPGAASEVTLLPDGTLRRVNTQSGESLTYTKSG
- a CDS encoding SLATT domain-containing protein → MRHVTSRNVITVVSRECRVSQPEMQPEGPPQDGRGGPGGRDDGAAGTRPGDLTGRPFPLGDWGEPAERLDELYRWVECGALDTASWYLADRVRKRWAARVLRGGAAAGAVAGAALPLLDLTGVVGGVAPWGYLALLLGGACVACDRFFGVTSGWIRDVATAQAVQRRLQVLQFDWASESVREVLGPTEGTASEAAERCLGVLRRFSDDVTELVRAETADWMVEFRTGSAPMGIQSSVGSPRGEGVPPGRVPLPPGTRPNMPRQRPPEPR
- a CDS encoding DUF5063 domain-containing protein, which codes for MSDATLHATSQDPDDFVVQIADQVESFLVAVSEVAKGDEPDSAVPFLLLEVSQLLLAGGRLGAHEDILPDERYEPDLGPEPDVDDIRERLAVMLEPIDVYSEVFDPYEPRKAPVPARISDDLADVIADLRHGMAHYRAGRTTEALWWWQFSYFSNWGSTASATLRALQSVVAHVRLNQPLEELDGLDTDQDLGEEALAEEAGKVMAEEIAGPLGLRTVK
- the recR gene encoding recombination mediator RecR: MYEGVVQDLIDELGRLPGVGPKSAQRIAFHILQAEPTDVRRLAQCLMEAKAKVRFCATCGNVAQEELCNICRDPRRDLSVICVVEESKDVVAVERTREFRGKYHVLGGAISPIEGVGPDDLRIRELLARLADGVVTELILATDPNLEGEATATYLARMIKPMGLKVTRLASGLPVGGDLEYADEVTLGRAFEGRRLLDV
- a CDS encoding substrate-binding domain-containing protein; the encoded protein is MEWLSAENVVAVGTALIGIVAAAVMVWYERRVPRRKRIGYRVQMDNPIGDDVRSGIANVRLGLFDETPDMTNATLVLLRVENDGSQSIAREDYTSGERHGLTAVFTDRTIRGVSVTQPPGANNLMGNFTPSAGLGYEDGILRIPRVPLNRGEHYKLLVLLSGGDVGCPIQIIGGIRDGEVRPNRAMTPDDRPPLFSRAAQLITALLTVCVVTLALIVVLRDDTRPPIGCETGSLTVTGSTAFAPVMRELAEKYENDCEGADITVDAHGSQAGLRELDTAGAESKNGAPPVVALSDGPKSNGLDKLRENRVAVSVFTLVVNDKISLTNLSTEDVRRLYRGEIKNWKELDGPDLPVLLVSRDANSGTRQVFQRRVLGRGEIANSSLDCVHKDDPTAPVVRCELDSTDQVLSTVAKLSGAVGYSELNNATGYDGLHGLGLDGHEASVEDLEHGTSDYPYREIEYAYTYGAPPADSLVSSFLTYIRGGGQDVIRTHGHLPCGTPVGMRICGAG